One region of Marinitoga hydrogenitolerans DSM 16785 genomic DNA includes:
- the rbr gene encoding rubrerythrin, with protein MSIKSSKTEKNLLIAFIGESQARNRYDFFAGVAKKDGYIKIQKTFLELSENERSHAKNFYKHIEGGDLNLTVSFKPGKIGNTIENLRFSINEEIEEYSKLYPEFARIAEEEGFKDISILFKSIAVAEKHHAEILQNLLNEIETGNIFKSNKKVLWKCEKCGYIMEGFEPPEKCPACNHPKAYFVKI; from the coding sequence ATGTCTATTAAATCCTCTAAAACAGAGAAAAATTTATTAATAGCTTTTATCGGTGAATCTCAAGCTAGAAACAGATATGATTTTTTTGCAGGAGTTGCTAAAAAGGATGGATATATTAAAATTCAAAAAACATTTTTAGAATTATCTGAAAATGAAAGATCTCATGCGAAAAACTTTTATAAGCATATTGAAGGGGGAGATTTAAATTTAACAGTTTCTTTTAAACCTGGAAAAATAGGAAATACTATTGAAAACTTAAGATTCTCTATAAATGAAGAGATTGAGGAATATTCAAAATTATATCCTGAATTTGCAAGAATTGCAGAAGAAGAAGGATTCAAAGATATTTCTATTTTGTTTAAATCTATAGCTGTTGCTGAAAAACATCATGCTGAAATATTACAAAATTTATTAAATGAAATTGAAACAGGTAATATTTTTAAAAGTAATAAAAAAGTATTATGGAAATGTGAAAAGTGTGGATACATCATGGAAGGTTTTGAACCTCCAGAAAAATGCCCAGCTTGTAATCATCCAAAAGCTTATTTTGTAAAAATATAA
- a CDS encoding bifunctional nuclease family protein: MFKKVDVITMGLDKVSNSPVVFLRIEHTNIGLPIWIGACEATYLALAINEQKTPRPLTHDLLLNILEKEGYFLKKIEIINMENDIYYSNIFLEKEENEIIIDSRPSDALILAIKSKIPIYVKDKLVIENGIDISFIPIDEHKNEDEENKRREFKEFLENFDIDTIKKHFFDEGNEDSENK; this comes from the coding sequence ATGTTTAAAAAAGTTGATGTTATTACTATGGGGCTTGATAAAGTTTCGAACTCTCCCGTTGTTTTTTTAAGAATCGAGCACACAAATATAGGACTCCCAATATGGATAGGAGCTTGCGAGGCAACATACTTAGCTTTAGCTATAAATGAACAGAAAACCCCACGTCCTTTAACTCATGATCTTTTATTAAATATATTAGAAAAAGAAGGATATTTTTTGAAAAAAATCGAAATAATCAATATGGAAAATGATATTTATTACTCTAATATCTTTTTAGAAAAAGAGGAAAATGAAATAATAATTGATTCAAGGCCTTCTGATGCATTAATACTAGCTATAAAATCAAAAATTCCTATATATGTAAAAGACAAATTAGTGATAGAAAATGGTATTGATATTTCTTTTATTCCTATCGATGAACACAAAAATGAAGATGAAGAAAACAAAAGAAGAGAATTTAAAGAATTTCTTGAAAATTTTGATATCGATACAATTAAAAAGCATTTTTTTGACGAAGGGAATGAGGATAGTGAAAATAAATGA
- a CDS encoding Mut7-C RNAse domain-containing protein: MNEFCFILDATLGKLAQKIRILGFNAMYFNNITYEELEIFISKNSNCIVLTRNRKFYEKLKEKYDILFIKSDLWRAQLRFVVKKLNLKLINLKIFSRCIICNSQLVKVKKENYKDIIPDHVYRTCDEYSYCEKCQKIYWHGTHVEHVLCDLREIFKE, from the coding sequence ATGAATGAATTTTGTTTTATCCTAGATGCAACTTTGGGTAAGTTAGCCCAAAAGATTAGAATTTTAGGATTTAATGCAATGTATTTTAATAATATAACATATGAAGAATTGGAAATTTTTATTTCCAAAAACAGTAATTGTATAGTTTTAACCAGAAATAGGAAATTTTATGAGAAATTAAAAGAAAAATATGATATTTTATTTATAAAGTCAGATTTATGGAGAGCACAATTGAGGTTTGTAGTAAAAAAGTTGAATTTAAAACTGATTAATTTAAAGATATTTTCGAGATGTATTATTTGTAATTCGCAACTTGTAAAGGTTAAAAAAGAAAATTATAAAGACATTATACCTGATCATGTGTACAGGACGTGTGATGAGTATTCATATTGTGAAAAATGTCAAAAAATCTATTGGCATGGTACGCATGTAGAGCATGTATTGTGTGATTTGAGGGAAATATTTAAGGAGTGA
- a CDS encoding response regulator — MARILIVDDEDNIRLLLKEELEDTGHEVIEANCAKKVLEILSKDQNFDIISLDIEMPEMNGLELAAEIRKKYPNKKIILMTAYSHYKSDMASWAADAYVVKSLDLTEFKDTINRLLQI, encoded by the coding sequence ATGGCTAGAATTTTAATTGTTGATGATGAAGATAATATTAGACTTTTATTAAAAGAAGAATTAGAAGATACAGGTCATGAAGTAATTGAAGCAAATTGCGCTAAAAAAGTATTAGAAATATTGTCAAAAGATCAGAATTTTGACATCATATCGTTAGATATAGAAATGCCTGAGATGAATGGTTTAGAATTAGCTGCAGAAATTAGAAAGAAATATCCGAATAAAAAAATCATATTGATGACCGCTTATAGTCATTATAAAAGTGATATGGCATCATGGGCAGCAGATGCATATGTTGTAAAATCGTTGGATCTAACAGAATTTAAAGATACTATAAATAGACTTTTACAAATTTAA
- a CDS encoding ATP-binding protein: MLSDLLKNFSNENPSKLLKTILNETAKNLSKTFKRDIFIFVHEPPRDLLKLLGASKKCEAVEKFKIYFSDNKGLYENLFNKEIYKMTVEDFEELKCLNTNELYLIPIVLNNSLIGAFGLPNKFDEKELKKFIDETESYGIILKLTMEFLVLEETRDRLEYIEEITDLFENILDENILVRKIIETIKNMLHAQGVLLWKIEGNKLILKESLGFSSNEISKNILNEEDSLEGLCKKNKKPFLVVGKKRFEKFKVPLQTEILSALYAPITIDNVEYGVVSVYNRKEGFGFRPYKHFDNFDLSSLRNITRRLGLALSRIYLYDKLKDEIEKLITLKKNHENLIKIQREHLDKLNSLHKISQAVRSTFDKINAIKIMLMGLTSVRGLKFNRALYLERDRTRGVLVPKIWVGPSDDENVENIWKEANKRALRYGDIVQYLREEAIQLPSNNKLTQSVRNKLIVYKGQTILERAVTKKHIIHVVPQMIKLKSDELQYLYELIKYDEFVIIPITGKWETKGVVIADNKFTGKEITSVDIEILRLFQDSIGLSIETIENYEELKEKTKSLEEQKNLIDFYRRFNENILQNLAVAVIVIDRKGKILEWNKKAELFFDKSREQIVGESTEILKEKLGIDVINSIESIFFTREEMKMPKYIIQQGYEEKVFDIQLAPLWNRDLDVIEGVIVTFDEVTETYKMEKEIARREKLAAIGEMTARVAHEIKNPLTIIGGFVNRMMKKLDQPEKIKQYSQIIMDELSHLESIVSEILEFSRGSRIPMFESVDLNSMISEIILMYQDFFHQKDLELKFEKMFDKIEVKCDRSRVKQVLINLIKNAIEATNEKNYVYIKTGIENEYVFFQIENNGKPIPEDEQNKIFSPFFTTKVQGTGLGLPICKKIIEEEHKGKLYLVKSDERSTIFRFELPLN; this comes from the coding sequence ATGCTAAGTGATTTATTAAAAAATTTTTCTAATGAAAACCCATCTAAATTATTAAAAACAATTTTAAATGAAACTGCTAAAAATTTATCAAAAACATTTAAAAGGGATATATTCATATTTGTTCACGAGCCACCAAGAGATTTACTTAAATTATTGGGTGCTTCAAAAAAATGTGAAGCGGTGGAAAAATTTAAGATTTATTTTTCCGATAACAAAGGATTATATGAAAATTTATTTAATAAAGAAATCTATAAAATGACAGTTGAAGATTTTGAAGAATTAAAATGTTTAAATACAAACGAACTTTATTTAATACCAATTGTATTAAATAATTCTTTAATAGGAGCATTTGGATTACCAAATAAATTTGATGAAAAAGAACTAAAAAAATTTATAGATGAAACAGAAAGTTATGGGATTATTTTAAAACTAACTATGGAATTTCTTGTGTTAGAAGAAACAAGAGACAGGCTTGAATATATTGAAGAAATAACAGATTTGTTTGAAAATATATTAGATGAAAATATTTTGGTGAGAAAGATTATAGAAACAATTAAAAATATGTTACATGCTCAAGGTGTTTTGTTATGGAAAATTGAAGGGAATAAATTAATTTTAAAAGAAAGTTTAGGATTTTCAAGTAATGAAATATCTAAAAATATATTAAACGAGGAAGACTCTCTTGAAGGACTATGTAAAAAAAATAAAAAACCTTTTTTAGTTGTTGGAAAAAAGAGATTTGAAAAATTTAAAGTACCTCTTCAAACAGAAATTCTATCAGCTTTATATGCACCAATAACAATTGATAATGTTGAATATGGAGTAGTTAGTGTATATAATAGAAAGGAAGGTTTTGGGTTTAGACCATATAAGCATTTTGATAATTTTGATTTATCTTCTTTACGGAATATAACTCGAAGATTGGGGTTGGCTCTTAGCAGAATATATTTATATGACAAATTAAAAGATGAAATAGAAAAATTAATCACATTAAAGAAAAATCATGAAAATTTAATTAAAATCCAGAGAGAACATCTTGATAAATTAAATTCATTACATAAAATCAGTCAAGCAGTGAGATCGACTTTTGATAAAATAAATGCAATAAAAATAATGTTAATGGGGCTAACAAGTGTTAGAGGATTGAAATTTAATAGAGCTTTATATTTAGAAAGAGATAGAACAAGAGGTGTCTTGGTTCCGAAAATTTGGGTTGGTCCGTCTGATGATGAAAATGTTGAAAATATTTGGAAAGAAGCTAATAAAAGAGCATTAAGATATGGAGATATTGTTCAATATTTAAGAGAAGAAGCGATACAACTTCCATCTAATAATAAATTAACTCAAAGTGTAAGAAATAAACTTATTGTATACAAAGGTCAAACTATTCTGGAAAGAGCTGTTACGAAAAAACATATAATTCATGTGGTTCCACAAATGATAAAGTTAAAAAGTGATGAACTTCAATACTTATATGAACTTATAAAATACGATGAATTTGTAATAATACCAATTACGGGCAAATGGGAAACAAAGGGTGTTGTTATAGCAGATAATAAATTTACTGGAAAAGAGATAACATCTGTTGATATAGAAATTCTCAGATTATTTCAAGATAGTATAGGACTTTCTATTGAAACAATTGAAAATTATGAAGAATTAAAAGAAAAAACAAAATCTCTTGAAGAACAAAAAAATTTGATAGATTTCTACAGACGATTTAATGAAAATATTTTGCAAAATTTAGCAGTGGCTGTGATAGTAATAGATAGAAAAGGAAAAATATTAGAATGGAACAAGAAAGCAGAATTATTTTTTGATAAAAGTAGAGAGCAAATAGTTGGTGAAAGCACAGAAATATTAAAAGAAAAGTTAGGTATAGATGTCATAAATTCTATAGAAAGTATATTTTTCACAAGAGAAGAAATGAAGATGCCAAAATATATAATTCAACAGGGATATGAAGAAAAAGTTTTTGATATACAATTAGCACCGTTATGGAATAGAGATTTAGATGTAATAGAAGGAGTTATAGTTACTTTCGATGAAGTTACAGAAACATATAAAATGGAAAAAGAAATTGCGCGTAGAGAAAAACTTGCAGCTATTGGTGAAATGACTGCAAGAGTAGCACATGAGATAAAAAATCCATTAACCATAATAGGTGGCTTTGTTAATAGAATGATGAAAAAATTAGATCAACCTGAAAAAATCAAACAGTATTCTCAAATTATAATGGATGAATTATCTCATTTGGAAAGTATTGTTTCAGAAATTTTGGAATTTAGTAGAGGAAGTAGAATTCCAATGTTTGAAAGTGTTGATTTAAATTCTATGATAAGCGAAATTATTTTGATGTATCAAGATTTCTTCCACCAAAAAGATTTAGAGTTGAAATTTGAAAAAATGTTTGATAAAATAGAGGTAAAATGTGATAGAAGTAGAGTTAAACAAGTTTTGATAAATTTAATAAAGAATGCGATTGAAGCAACAAATGAAAAAAATTACGTTTACATAAAAACAGGTATTGAAAATGAATACGTGTTTTTTCAGATTGAAAATAATGGTAAACCTATTCCAGAAGATGAGCAAAATAAAATTTTTTCACCTTTTTTTACTACAAAGGTTCAAGGAACAGGCTTGGGGTTACCAATTTGTAAAAAAATAATAGAAGAAGAACATAAAGGTAAACTTTATTTAGTAAAATCAGATGAGCGATCAACTATTTTTAGGTTTGAATTACCTTTAAATTAA
- a CDS encoding lysophospholipid acyltransferase family protein, which produces MNKFTLLLKRLLLTIWFYVGFFGYVVIYGSLVLFISKIIKLFSNEEKANYYLRNVVSNFGMRAFKLMGIKVDVEKEFDLNTLENESYIIVANHQSLLDIPLIIGYVHPVGFIAKKELEKAPIISSYIKALGSVFIDRKNSSQAARALRELKKKLAEGKKLALFPEGTRTLDGKVKPFKRGSLMIPYRYGIKIVPVSINGTYQIIKKNDYYLTPHNVKVKIFTPVDPKKFENEEELRTYIYNLLASEVNEK; this is translated from the coding sequence ATGAATAAATTTACACTCTTATTAAAAAGATTACTCTTAACCATATGGTTTTATGTTGGTTTTTTTGGATATGTTGTTATATATGGATCTTTAGTTCTTTTTATTTCAAAAATAATAAAATTATTTTCGAATGAAGAAAAAGCTAATTACTATTTAAGAAATGTTGTCTCCAATTTTGGAATGAGAGCTTTTAAATTAATGGGAATAAAGGTCGATGTGGAAAAAGAATTTGATTTAAACACTTTAGAAAACGAATCTTACATTATTGTAGCTAATCATCAAAGTCTATTGGACATTCCTTTAATCATTGGTTACGTTCACCCCGTAGGTTTTATTGCAAAAAAAGAATTAGAAAAAGCACCTATAATATCATCTTATATAAAAGCTTTAGGTTCTGTTTTCATTGATAGAAAAAACTCATCTCAAGCTGCAAGAGCACTTAGAGAGTTAAAAAAGAAACTTGCTGAAGGAAAAAAGCTTGCTCTCTTTCCAGAAGGCACTCGAACATTAGATGGAAAGGTAAAACCATTCAAAAGAGGATCTTTAATGATTCCTTATAGATATGGTATTAAAATTGTTCCAGTTTCTATCAATGGTACATATCAAATAATAAAAAAGAATGATTATTATTTAACTCCACATAATGTGAAAGTAAAAATTTTCACCCCTGTTGATCCAAAAAAATTCGAAAATGAGGAAGAGTTAAGAACTTATATTTATAATTTATTAGCTTCAGAAGTTAATGAAAAATAA
- a CDS encoding YitT family protein — protein MIKEILLISLGTFINAIGWTIFLIPWKIVGGGLSGVGTMIYYVTGIPVGISYLLMNIILLFIAMKIIEKSFGFKTIYGILSSSLFITLLQNYFHSPIIYDQFLSTVIGGILLGTGIGIVFLAGGSTGGTEIIVMIINKYRNVSPGRTMFLFDIIIIGSSIFIFGSFEKIIYSYVTMAIAGYATDLVLEGRKSSVQLFIFSEAYGYIADEITNTLGRGVTVFQGTGWYTKENKNVILTIIKRKELPVVLKIIKKYDKKAFISMSSVVGVFGQGFEQLRI, from the coding sequence ATGATAAAAGAAATATTATTAATTTCCCTGGGCACCTTTATCAATGCAATAGGGTGGACTATATTTTTAATTCCATGGAAGATTGTTGGCGGAGGATTAAGTGGTGTAGGTACCATGATATATTATGTGACAGGAATCCCCGTTGGAATTAGTTATTTATTAATGAACATTATTCTCCTTTTTATTGCAATGAAAATTATCGAAAAATCTTTTGGCTTTAAAACCATATATGGTATACTCAGTTCATCTTTATTTATTACACTCTTGCAAAATTATTTCCATTCTCCTATTATTTATGATCAATTTTTATCTACTGTAATTGGCGGAATATTATTAGGAACAGGTATAGGTATTGTATTTTTAGCAGGTGGAAGTACTGGTGGAACAGAAATAATTGTAATGATAATTAACAAATATAGAAATGTAAGTCCTGGAAGAACTATGTTTTTATTTGATATAATTATTATTGGAAGTTCAATTTTTATTTTTGGCTCTTTTGAAAAAATTATATATAGCTATGTGACAATGGCAATAGCGGGATATGCTACTGATTTAGTATTAGAAGGGAGAAAATCTTCTGTTCAATTATTTATTTTTTCAGAGGCTTATGGATATATTGCTGATGAAATTACTAACACCCTTGGGAGAGGCGTTACTGTATTTCAAGGAACTGGATGGTATACAAAAGAAAATAAAAATGTTATTCTAACAATAATAAAAAGAAAAGAATTACCTGTTGTGTTAAAAATTATCAAAAAATATGATAAAAAAGCTTTTATCTCAATGTCTTCTGTTGTTGGCGTATTTGGACAGGGATTTGAGCAATTAAGAATATAA
- the ileS gene encoding isoleucine--tRNA ligase, translated as MDYKDTLNLPKTSFKMKANLKMKEPETLKKWEKLNLEHYIRKERENEPTYILHDGPPYANGHIHLGHALNKVLKDIIIKYKVMRGYNAPYVPGWDTHGLPIEHKVTTDLGEKAKQMSKLEIRKLCEDYAMNYVKIQKEEFKRLGIRGDWENPYLTLKPEYEAKVLDILKKMVNDGNVFRSKKPIYWCPSCETALAEAEIEYHDHTSPSIYVKFEMVDEPNTYVVIWTTTPWTLPANVAIAVHPEYDYVKINIGDENWILAESLVENLLKVAGIEEYKIVDKFKGKDLEYKKTKHPFMDRESVLVLADYVTLEDGTGCVHTAPGHGADDYQTGLKYKLPVLSPVNHEGVFTSEAGKYAGLHIWKANKIIIEDLKNSGHLIGKNDIKHSYPHCWRCKKPVIFRATEQWFISVDKNDLRKKALDEINKVTWIPDWGVNRITSMVQERPDWCISRQRAWGIPIPAISCKECGETFLDENVMENVIKIVEKEGTNAWYERDVEDFLPEDFKCPKCGGTHFNKEEDILDVWIDSGSSWDAVVNVRDDLKKYPVDLYLEGTDQHRGWFQSSLFLSVAKNGIAPYETVLTHGFIKDKDGRKMSKSLGNVISPFDVIDKYGADILRLWVASSDYRGDIRVSFDILKQQTEVYRKYRNTIRFLLGNTSDFNPETDAVLYEEMEELDKWVMIKIHQLIEKVTDAYEKYEFFRVHHLINNFCTVEMSSIYLDIIKDRVYTELPKSKLRRSAQTVMYEALVVLTKLMVPLLAFTTEEIYTYLPTKKYETVQLEKWPEVNTKYFDKELEEKWNRIFKLREDITKALEEKRREKFIGHPLDAKIIVEPKSEELKEILTSYDPYFVADLFITSQFELGIVDDGFDGEYAKVKVVKAEGKKCERCWKIHPEVGSNEKYPDACPRCVNVLEQL; from the coding sequence TTGGATTATAAGGATACGTTAAATTTGCCGAAAACATCGTTTAAGATGAAAGCAAATTTAAAAATGAAAGAACCAGAGACATTAAAAAAGTGGGAAAAATTGAATCTTGAACATTATATTAGAAAAGAAAGAGAAAATGAGCCAACATATATTTTGCATGATGGACCTCCATATGCAAATGGTCATATTCATTTAGGTCATGCTTTAAATAAAGTTTTAAAGGATATAATAATAAAATATAAAGTAATGCGCGGGTATAATGCACCATATGTACCAGGTTGGGATACCCATGGGCTTCCAATAGAACATAAGGTAACTACAGATTTGGGTGAAAAAGCAAAGCAAATGAGTAAATTGGAAATTAGAAAATTATGCGAAGATTATGCGATGAACTATGTAAAAATTCAAAAAGAAGAGTTTAAAAGATTAGGTATTAGAGGTGATTGGGAAAATCCATATTTAACATTAAAGCCTGAATATGAAGCAAAAGTTTTAGATATATTGAAAAAGATGGTAAATGATGGTAATGTTTTCAGAAGCAAAAAACCTATATACTGGTGTCCAAGTTGTGAAACGGCTTTAGCTGAAGCTGAGATTGAATATCATGATCACACATCACCATCAATATATGTTAAATTTGAAATGGTAGATGAACCAAACACATATGTTGTTATCTGGACAACAACACCATGGACATTGCCAGCAAACGTTGCAATAGCTGTTCATCCTGAGTATGATTATGTAAAGATAAATATTGGAGACGAAAACTGGATTTTAGCTGAAAGTTTAGTAGAAAATTTATTAAAAGTTGCTGGAATTGAAGAATATAAAATAGTAGATAAATTTAAAGGAAAAGACTTGGAATATAAAAAGACAAAACATCCATTTATGGATAGGGAGTCTGTATTAGTATTAGCAGATTACGTAACATTAGAAGATGGTACCGGTTGTGTACATACTGCACCAGGACACGGTGCAGATGACTATCAAACAGGTTTAAAATACAAACTACCTGTTTTATCCCCTGTTAATCATGAAGGTGTATTTACTTCCGAAGCAGGAAAATATGCAGGATTACATATTTGGAAAGCAAATAAGATAATCATAGAAGATTTAAAAAATTCCGGACATTTAATAGGTAAAAATGATATTAAACATTCATATCCACATTGTTGGAGATGTAAAAAACCGGTTATTTTTAGAGCTACAGAACAGTGGTTTATTTCTGTAGATAAAAATGATTTAAGGAAAAAAGCATTAGATGAAATTAATAAAGTAACGTGGATTCCAGATTGGGGGGTAAATAGAATAACCTCAATGGTTCAAGAAAGACCAGATTGGTGTATTTCAAGGCAAAGAGCTTGGGGAATTCCTATTCCAGCGATATCTTGTAAAGAATGTGGTGAAACATTTTTAGATGAAAATGTAATGGAAAATGTTATAAAAATTGTTGAAAAAGAAGGAACAAATGCATGGTATGAAAGAGATGTTGAAGATTTCTTACCAGAAGATTTCAAATGTCCTAAATGTGGAGGGACACATTTTAATAAAGAAGAGGATATATTAGATGTATGGATAGATTCAGGTTCTTCATGGGACGCTGTTGTCAATGTAAGAGATGATTTGAAGAAATACCCTGTTGACTTATATCTTGAGGGGACAGATCAGCATAGAGGTTGGTTCCAGAGTTCATTATTCTTATCAGTTGCTAAAAACGGAATAGCGCCATATGAAACAGTATTAACCCATGGATTTATAAAGGATAAAGATGGAAGGAAAATGTCAAAATCTTTAGGTAATGTCATCAGTCCTTTTGATGTAATAGATAAATATGGTGCAGATATATTGAGATTATGGGTAGCTTCTAGTGACTATAGAGGTGATATTAGAGTATCTTTTGATATTTTAAAGCAACAAACAGAAGTATATAGAAAATACAGAAATACTATAAGATTTTTATTAGGTAATACTTCTGATTTTAATCCTGAAACTGATGCTGTATTATATGAAGAAATGGAAGAGTTGGATAAATGGGTAATGATAAAAATTCATCAATTAATAGAAAAAGTAACAGATGCTTATGAAAAATATGAATTTTTCAGAGTGCATCATTTAATAAATAATTTCTGTACAGTAGAAATGAGTTCTATTTACTTAGATATAATAAAAGATAGAGTATATACAGAATTACCAAAATCAAAATTAAGAAGGTCTGCACAAACAGTTATGTATGAAGCACTTGTTGTATTAACTAAGTTAATGGTTCCATTATTAGCTTTTACGACAGAAGAAATTTATACATATTTACCAACTAAAAAATATGAAACTGTTCAATTAGAAAAATGGCCTGAAGTTAATACAAAATATTTCGATAAGGAATTAGAAGAGAAATGGAATAGAATATTTAAATTAAGAGAAGATATTACTAAAGCTTTAGAAGAAAAGAGAAGAGAAAAATTTATTGGACATCCTCTAGATGCAAAAATTATTGTTGAACCTAAATCAGAAGAATTAAAAGAGATATTAACTTCATACGATCCATATTTTGTTGCGGATTTATTTATTACATCACAATTTGAATTAGGAATTGTTGATGATGGTTTTGATGGAGAATATGCAAAGGTAAAAGTAGTTAAAGCAGAAGGTAAAAAATGTGAAAGATGTTGGAAAATACATCCAGAGGTTGGTTCAAATGAAAAATATCCTGACGCATGCCCAAGATGTGTAAATGTATTAGAACAATTATAG
- the thiI gene encoding tRNA uracil 4-sulfurtransferase ThiI: protein MYDFVVIKYSEIGTKGKNRRIFESKLMNNIVLQLNHKVSAKKIYGRIIVTPKENEKIDESLLNSLKKVFGIKSISPAIQVKKDYEDIKNKIIWLLKEKKIERGTFKIVARRTDKTFPIRSFDLNKNLGADILNEFSELKVDVHKPNYLIRVEIRQELSFIYFENIECFAGYPVGAGGKASIMLSGGIDSPVAAWTMMKRGLKLNAISFYSPPSNNEKTITKLLELSKRLSEFYPFNFYHYIIPFTNVQLAIKNLKAESYSLILQRRSMLRIASVLAKHTKSTALITGENLGQVASQTLENMISISKATDMLILRPLIGYEKLEIVKKAQEIGTYDISIWPYKDSCVAFLPKSPATKSFPNKMKKLETKIENFSELELDALNNSLVYVIKNGKIIENYIFSEKEVIDYE, encoded by the coding sequence GTGTATGATTTTGTTGTAATAAAATATAGTGAAATTGGTACAAAGGGTAAAAACAGAAGAATTTTTGAAAGTAAATTAATGAACAATATTGTTCTTCAACTAAATCACAAAGTAAGCGCAAAAAAAATCTATGGAAGAATTATTGTTACACCAAAAGAAAATGAAAAAATTGATGAAAGTTTATTAAACTCTTTAAAAAAAGTTTTTGGTATTAAGTCAATATCCCCAGCTATTCAAGTAAAAAAAGATTATGAAGATATAAAAAATAAAATCATATGGTTATTGAAAGAGAAAAAGATTGAGCGAGGAACATTTAAAATAGTCGCAAGGCGTACAGATAAAACTTTTCCTATCAGAAGTTTTGACTTAAACAAAAACTTAGGAGCAGATATTCTTAATGAATTTTCTGAATTAAAGGTTGATGTACATAAACCAAATTATTTAATACGTGTTGAAATAAGACAGGAATTATCTTTTATTTATTTTGAAAATATAGAATGCTTTGCCGGATATCCTGTTGGTGCAGGTGGAAAAGCTAGTATAATGTTATCTGGTGGAATTGATAGTCCTGTTGCAGCATGGACAATGATGAAACGTGGTTTAAAATTAAATGCTATATCTTTTTATAGCCCACCAAGTAATAATGAAAAAACAATAACAAAATTATTGGAGTTGAGTAAAAGATTAAGTGAATTTTATCCTTTTAATTTTTACCATTATATAATCCCTTTCACAAATGTTCAATTAGCTATTAAAAATTTAAAAGCAGAGAGTTACTCATTAATTTTACAAAGAAGATCTATGTTGAGAATTGCTTCTGTATTAGCAAAACATACAAAAAGCACCGCATTAATAACAGGCGAAAATCTTGGTCAAGTTGCTTCACAAACTTTGGAAAATATGATCAGTATTTCCAAAGCTACTGATATGCTGATTTTAAGACCTTTAATAGGTTATGAAAAATTGGAAATTGTAAAAAAAGCTCAAGAAATAGGCACTTATGATATATCTATTTGGCCTTATAAAGATAGTTGCGTTGCTTTTCTACCAAAAAGCCCTGCAACTAAATCTTTCCCAAACAAGATGAAAAAATTAGAAACAAAAATTGAAAATTTTTCTGAATTGGAATTAGATGCATTAAACAATAGCTTAGTTTATGTAATAAAAAATGGGAAAATTATTGAAAATTATATTTTTTCAGAGAAAGAGGTAATAGACTATGAATAA